A window of Fluoribacter dumoffii NY 23 contains these coding sequences:
- a CDS encoding lysoplasmalogenase: MLGHPFKTTLPFILISMVLYLILLPMIQFPSTTFFKAIPIALLMLFTLQVNCKRPVKVLLLFALGFSLIGDILLTFPVKMALQMGILAFMATHCCYISLFLKNMQFRKQNVLSFLPVLAFVLISFYFLSPFLGEMKTPVAVYLCLLTLMVFFAFQVKKPAFLTRLGACLFLLSDFVLSINLFVLLNNKPMAVLVMFLYYLAQFLLVISITQTKTMVFFKIHNLFHGHK; the protein is encoded by the coding sequence ATGCTTGGTCATCCGTTTAAAACAACCCTTCCTTTTATTTTGATCAGCATGGTACTTTATCTTATATTACTCCCCATGATTCAATTTCCCTCGACCACTTTCTTTAAAGCCATTCCCATTGCGTTATTGATGCTTTTTACCTTGCAAGTCAATTGCAAAAGGCCAGTAAAGGTTTTATTACTTTTTGCCTTGGGATTTTCATTAATTGGGGATATTTTATTAACCTTCCCTGTTAAAATGGCATTGCAAATGGGGATCCTTGCGTTTATGGCAACCCATTGTTGTTACATAAGCTTATTTTTAAAAAACATGCAATTTCGCAAACAAAATGTGCTTTCTTTTTTACCTGTTTTGGCATTTGTCCTAATAAGCTTTTATTTTTTATCCCCCTTTCTTGGAGAAATGAAGACACCTGTAGCTGTTTATTTATGCCTACTTACCCTAATGGTTTTTTTCGCCTTTCAAGTGAAAAAACCCGCTTTTTTAACTCGATTGGGTGCCTGCCTCTTTTTACTGTCTGATTTTGTGTTATCCATCAACTTGTTTGTTTTATTAAACAATAAGCCAATGGCAGTGTTGGTTATGTTTCTCTATTACCTTGCCCAGTTTTTATTGGTAATCAGCATCACCCAGACAAAAACAATGGTTTTCTTTAAGATACATAACCTTTTTCATGGTCATAAATGA
- a CDS encoding U-box domain-containing protein, translating to MRFKIEETRDANIFIYGKMTPEETNLILFSKAECLNSQSASQISQVRENGRLWLIRESRVEGLLTVQSISWKKDVGRWRQDMPQRYMLSNFKGWVVNNANPESAEFSFVADSVGGIIKMTDENTQPHLPGLLKILSENGYHVNNRVNPQIGQETRLKGYTTYRTNATIPQQEHPGSKLESTRVNFPEGILIACSCLLTAVKTGQIKVMKDPVTLVQDGISYERSTLLEKYPNLEEGKHFYPNVRLKTIINYLSATSLSPDEYWEKLQKVEEDIKDPILLTVMEEPLLSPSGHSYEKSSIEKWIKSQQGDLPTLSNTTPIPDPMTGENIRGKTLAHNLNLKKFIKAWPDFYLDLEYQRAINSSSKTPLM from the coding sequence ATGCGATTTAAGATAGAAGAAACCCGCGATGCGAATATTTTTATTTACGGTAAAATGACACCTGAGGAAACCAACCTCATTCTTTTCTCCAAGGCAGAATGTTTAAACAGTCAATCGGCATCCCAAATCAGTCAGGTGCGGGAAAATGGGAGATTGTGGTTAATACGTGAAAGCCGAGTTGAAGGATTGCTTACAGTTCAGTCCATCAGTTGGAAGAAAGACGTAGGCCGATGGAGGCAGGATATGCCTCAACGATATATGTTATCCAATTTCAAGGGATGGGTTGTGAATAATGCAAATCCGGAAAGTGCTGAATTTTCTTTTGTTGCCGATTCGGTGGGTGGAATTATTAAAATGACTGATGAAAATACTCAGCCTCATCTCCCTGGATTATTAAAAATCCTATCTGAAAATGGGTATCACGTGAATAATAGGGTGAATCCCCAAATAGGACAAGAAACAAGATTAAAAGGCTACACCACCTATCGCACAAATGCGACCATTCCCCAACAAGAACACCCCGGTTCTAAACTGGAGTCTACGAGAGTCAATTTCCCCGAGGGTATCCTGATAGCATGCTCTTGTCTGTTGACCGCTGTGAAAACTGGACAAATTAAGGTAATGAAAGACCCGGTTACTCTGGTTCAGGATGGGATAAGTTATGAGCGCTCCACTTTACTGGAAAAATACCCAAATCTGGAAGAAGGCAAGCATTTTTATCCCAATGTCAGACTAAAAACCATCATTAATTACCTTTCTGCAACTTCCTTAAGCCCTGATGAGTATTGGGAGAAATTGCAAAAAGTTGAGGAAGATATTAAAGACCCTATATTATTAACTGTCATGGAAGAGCCTCTATTAAGCCCTAGCGGCCATTCCTATGAAAAAAGTTCAATAGAGAAATGGATTAAAAGCCAGCAAGGAGATCTACCTACACTGAGTAATACTACCCCTATTCCTGATCCCATGACCGGTGAAAATATTCGCGGTAAGACTCTGGCCCATAACCTTAATTTAAAGAAATTTATAAAAGCCTGGCCCGATTTTTATTTGGATTTGGAGTATCAAAGGGCAATAAATTCTTCTTCAAAAACACCCCTAATGTAA
- a CDS encoding gamma-glutamyl-gamma-aminobutyrate hydrolase family protein (Members of this family of hydrolases with an active site Cys residue belong to MEROPS family C26.), with product MFSKFISSGWPSFSTLFSERSETKEEKANYQYELNAAEEKQLRHAGSKPKVVALYDEQDGSRNAELAIQHFENDGLDVIRVSSDEGIDHPAFKNDSIDGIYLPGGSDIPVENESDPRKKFEGQLTQLARTRDIPLIGVCRGEQALGHHNRLEVKDLPDYEKHYAGANNGNNPDVNNTVVVEKGSQLFAALQNEFKEDNNEGPIEYSVTCLHHQHIEEPSADSELKVTGRNKFDNSVESVELKTGNYYSFGVQHHPEVLISSCEITRKEKIIEAQKEAEEARFTSNFFDPDPAIYSEIKYAQKIGEAYAKSREERAARAEMGFFTKQAKKHFLEHEAKQKAKQTSDVDTRKDETLYALWS from the coding sequence ATGTTTTCAAAATTTATTTCCTCAGGTTGGCCCTCATTTAGTACTTTATTTTCAGAACGTTCTGAAACTAAAGAAGAAAAAGCGAATTATCAATATGAATTAAATGCGGCCGAAGAGAAACAGCTAAGACATGCAGGAAGTAAGCCCAAAGTTGTCGCCCTTTATGATGAACAGGATGGTTCAAGAAACGCAGAACTTGCAATTCAGCATTTTGAAAATGATGGGTTAGACGTTATCAGAGTATCTTCAGATGAGGGAATAGACCATCCTGCTTTTAAAAATGACTCTATTGACGGGATTTATTTACCGGGTGGTTCTGATATTCCAGTTGAAAATGAAAGTGATCCCCGCAAGAAGTTTGAAGGGCAACTGACACAATTGGCCCGTACCCGAGACATCCCCCTTATTGGTGTGTGTCGCGGTGAACAGGCACTTGGGCACCATAATAGGTTGGAAGTAAAAGATTTGCCGGATTATGAAAAGCATTATGCTGGTGCGAATAACGGGAATAATCCTGATGTAAACAATACGGTGGTTGTTGAAAAAGGAAGTCAGTTGTTTGCCGCCTTACAAAATGAATTCAAGGAAGACAATAATGAGGGGCCTATAGAGTATTCGGTCACCTGCCTCCATCATCAGCACATTGAAGAACCTTCAGCTGATAGTGAGCTCAAAGTAACAGGCCGCAATAAATTTGATAATTCTGTCGAGAGTGTTGAACTAAAGACGGGAAATTATTATTCCTTTGGCGTGCAACATCATCCGGAAGTACTAATAAGTTCGTGTGAGATTACAAGAAAGGAAAAAATTATAGAAGCTCAAAAAGAAGCAGAAGAAGCCCGATTTACCTCGAATTTTTTTGATCCAGATCCTGCTATCTATTCGGAAATCAAATATGCCCAAAAAATTGGGGAAGCCTATGCAAAATCACGAGAAGAAAGGGCGGCCAGAGCAGAAATGGGTTTTTTTACAAAGCAGGCTAAAAAACATTTTCTTGAACACGAGGCGAAACAAAAAGCAAAGCAGACTAGTGATGTAGATACACGTAAGGATGAGACTTTATATGCTCTTTGGAGCTAA
- a CDS encoding TauD/TfdA family dioxygenase, with protein sequence MPKEYQGVITRFLHQDERFILSEENEMPLVIEADDATDFEFLKQFLASNSRQILEDMACYGAVLLRGFKIESEEQFERIILSIPEFRGISEAFMSEHGRVHVDNLNYVLHTNSVYKTGGTLYLGGFHTENYYSADVPGFLCFWCFQPSDLGGETGLINTQKIYSHFQDELKQKLEATSFFVCKWSVTEIADRYQITREMVNKICNYFNLPIMGEGEKQFVLMYKPSVLQHPLTKEKALQINLFELPSLNYELRKCFMKDYKGPVWFWHRFFWKLPTPVFNSVEKLAVIFISFFNSPKNSFKILSTKLSNFKANRKNKHFSDQPGKVGSCFNDKDIKDLARLMRNYYSSCLWKKGDILLIDNKKVMHAGMPGKGPRVIRAMMCNPLDMNYASTAPGFLAVSERTTETVGASMSKSKIS encoded by the coding sequence ATGCCTAAGGAATACCAAGGGGTAATCACACGTTTCCTTCATCAGGATGAACGCTTCATTTTGTCCGAAGAAAATGAAATGCCGTTGGTGATCGAAGCCGATGACGCTACGGATTTTGAGTTCTTAAAACAATTTCTTGCCTCCAATTCCAGGCAAATTCTCGAGGATATGGCGTGTTATGGTGCTGTCTTGCTAAGGGGATTTAAGATCGAGAGTGAGGAGCAATTCGAAAGGATTATTTTAAGCATTCCGGAGTTTCGCGGTATTAGTGAGGCCTTTATGTCGGAACACGGTCGGGTCCATGTGGATAATCTAAACTACGTGTTGCATACCAACTCGGTTTATAAAACTGGAGGAACGCTTTATCTGGGGGGATTCCATACAGAAAATTATTATTCTGCTGATGTTCCTGGTTTTCTTTGTTTTTGGTGTTTCCAGCCCTCAGATTTAGGCGGTGAAACAGGTTTGATAAATACCCAAAAAATCTACAGTCATTTTCAGGATGAATTGAAACAAAAATTAGAAGCAACTTCCTTTTTTGTATGTAAATGGTCTGTTACGGAAATTGCAGATCGATACCAGATTACAAGGGAGATGGTGAATAAAATATGTAATTACTTTAATCTTCCCATTATGGGTGAGGGAGAGAAGCAGTTCGTTTTAATGTATAAACCAAGCGTCCTGCAGCATCCTTTAACGAAAGAAAAAGCGTTACAAATCAATCTGTTTGAGCTTCCATCACTGAATTATGAATTGAGAAAATGTTTTATGAAAGACTATAAAGGACCAGTCTGGTTTTGGCATCGTTTTTTTTGGAAATTACCCACTCCCGTTTTTAATTCAGTCGAGAAACTCGCGGTTATTTTTATTTCTTTTTTTAATTCACCTAAAAATTCATTTAAAATTTTGAGCACCAAATTATCAAATTTTAAGGCAAACAGAAAAAACAAACATTTTTCTGACCAGCCAGGAAAAGTCGGAAGTTGCTTTAATGATAAAGACATTAAAGACCTTGCCCGCTTGATGCGGAATTATTATTCATCCTGTTTATGGAAAAAAGGGGATATTCTGCTTATTGATAATAAAAAAGTGATGCATGCGGGTATGCCGGGCAAAGGTCCCAGAGTGATTCGTGCCATGATGTGTAATCCGCTTGATATGAATTATGCATCTACTGCTCCCGGTTTTTTAGCCGTCAGCGAAAGGACAACCGAAACTGTAGGTGCATCTATGTCCAAAAGTAAGATTAGCTGA
- a CDS encoding acyl carrier protein: MEQTVERRVVDLIARTQEIPPETIDLDQSIDQVVPSSLGLVNLFFDLEDEFDLDIRNDINKEKTIREIALDIKQLMNKKN, encoded by the coding sequence ATGGAGCAGACAGTAGAACGCCGTGTGGTTGATTTAATTGCCAGGACCCAGGAAATTCCACCGGAGACTATTGACTTGGATCAATCAATAGACCAGGTTGTTCCCAGTTCTTTGGGATTAGTTAATTTATTTTTTGATCTGGAGGATGAGTTTGATCTTGATATTCGTAATGATATCAATAAAGAAAAGACTATTCGAGAAATAGCACTGGATATTAAGCAATTAATGAATAAAAAGAATTAA
- a CDS encoding gamma-glutamyl-gamma-aminobutyrate hydrolase family protein (Members of this family of hydrolases with an active site Cys residue belong to MEROPS family C26.): protein MFQKFSDYLSGFGFATKDTSEEKPKFEYSLDKDKKEQLKDSEEKPKVVALYDKSGGTTYCDLTIEYLETKGFEVIPVTPQEGLSHPAFTGKVNGIYLPGGPNVPVNDHRDPRKKFEGDLTELAQTKDIPLLGICRGQQTVGHFHGLNVTDIPEDANQHELHYEHFDTVFNDTKDPTYNSKVVVGEGSQLYNALHYKLKHKDKGDIEYNVTCLHHQHVEENEANSSLRVTGRGKFDGLVESVEKRTGKYYTLGLQHHPEAVISACSEARREKVNRIKEEALEAQVDVNHFSDPDIAYYTTIQYDKKLREAYTPSKDEKAARAELGFFSKQVKQHYLESAPKREASIVTRDSFPWGF, encoded by the coding sequence ATGTTTCAGAAATTTTCCGACTATTTATCAGGTTTTGGCTTTGCAACAAAAGATACAAGCGAGGAGAAACCAAAATTCGAGTACAGTCTAGATAAGGATAAGAAAGAGCAATTAAAGGATTCGGAAGAAAAACCGAAAGTTGTCGCACTTTATGATAAATCAGGAGGGACGACTTATTGCGATCTTACAATTGAATATTTAGAAACCAAAGGCTTTGAAGTTATTCCGGTTACACCTCAGGAAGGATTAAGTCATCCCGCGTTTACAGGTAAGGTTAATGGTATCTATTTACCAGGAGGCCCAAATGTTCCGGTAAACGATCACAGGGATCCGCGCAAGAAGTTTGAAGGTGATCTTACCGAACTCGCCCAAACCAAGGATATTCCTCTTTTGGGCATTTGTCGCGGGCAACAAACCGTAGGTCATTTTCATGGTTTAAATGTAACGGACATTCCTGAAGACGCCAATCAACATGAATTACATTATGAGCATTTTGATACAGTTTTTAACGATACTAAGGATCCTACCTATAATAGTAAAGTAGTCGTTGGAGAAGGAAGTCAATTATACAATGCGTTACATTATAAACTGAAACATAAAGATAAAGGGGATATAGAATATAATGTTACATGTCTTCATCATCAACATGTAGAAGAGAATGAAGCGAATTCCAGTCTTCGGGTAACAGGTAGGGGAAAATTTGATGGATTGGTTGAAAGTGTCGAAAAAAGGACAGGGAAATATTATACCCTGGGCTTACAACATCATCCTGAAGCAGTCATAAGTGCGTGTTCGGAGGCAAGAAGAGAAAAAGTTAACCGTATAAAAGAAGAGGCACTTGAAGCTCAAGTTGATGTGAATCATTTTTCTGATCCTGATATCGCATACTATACCACAATTCAATATGACAAAAAACTGCGTGAAGCGTACACTCCCTCAAAGGATGAAAAAGCAGCAAGAGCTGAACTGGGTTTCTTTTCAAAACAAGTCAAACAGCACTACCTTGAGAGTGCTCCAAAAAGAGAAGCATCCATAGTTACGAGGGATTCTTTTCCTTGGGGTTTTTAA
- a CDS encoding ZIP family metal transporter, translating to MTPSITFIILYSLLPAALMFIGGGIASIYQPGNQLTSATQHFAAGVVFAAVAKELLPKIGAYHDPIALTMGFSLGVLGMLFLKWLTSRLEDHEQQKTGISWGLLTAVGIDLLVDGILIGVSFLAGEKGGILIAIALSIEIFFLGLSTTSTLGTRQIRVPIRLLASFILALLIPIGAGLGASLLIHLPQTVTNVILSFGVAALLYLVTEELLIEAHEVRETPLITLCFFIGFLLILLLEGLAA from the coding sequence ATGACCCCATCTATTACCTTTATTATTCTTTATTCATTGCTGCCTGCTGCATTGATGTTTATTGGTGGAGGAATTGCCAGTATTTATCAGCCGGGTAATCAACTCACAAGTGCTACCCAACATTTTGCTGCCGGGGTGGTTTTCGCTGCAGTAGCCAAAGAACTTCTTCCTAAAATTGGTGCATACCACGATCCTATTGCGCTCACTATGGGGTTTTCCCTTGGCGTATTGGGCATGTTGTTTTTAAAATGGTTGACCAGTAGATTAGAAGATCATGAACAGCAAAAAACCGGTATATCATGGGGATTATTGACTGCAGTGGGAATTGATTTATTGGTAGACGGCATTTTAATCGGCGTCTCTTTTTTAGCGGGGGAAAAAGGAGGGATTCTAATAGCGATAGCCCTCTCCATTGAAATTTTCTTCTTGGGGTTATCGACCACTTCTACTTTAGGTACAAGACAAATAAGAGTACCTATTCGTTTGTTAGCGAGTTTTATTTTAGCGCTCCTGATTCCAATTGGTGCAGGTCTTGGTGCAAGCTTGTTAATTCATTTACCTCAAACCGTTACTAATGTAATTTTATCTTTTGGCGTTGCAGCGCTACTTTATCTCGTTACTGAAGAACTGTTAATTGAGGCACATGAAGTTCGTGAAACGCCATTAATTACCTTATGCTTTTTCATTGGATTTTTGTTGATTTTATTGTTAGAGGGCTTGGCAGCCTAA